DNA sequence from the Solea senegalensis isolate Sse05_10M unplaced genomic scaffold, IFAPA_SoseM_1 scf7180000016593, whole genome shotgun sequence genome:
GGACAGGTGCACTGCAGAGCAGAGACTTTGCTGCCTCGAAGGCATACTGACACTCAGTACTCCATACAAAAGGAACCTTGGGACTACACAGACtggttaaagggttaactacCACAGAGaagtttttacaaaaacaccgGTAATAACCAGCCATGCCTAAGAAACGCCGTAATTCACGCCTTGACATGGGAACCGGGTAGGACAGCACGGCTGAGACCTTAGCATCCACGGGCCGGACCTGCCCGTGGCCAACCTGTTTTCCCAAGTACGTAACCATCGCTTTACCGAACTCGCACTTGGCTAGGTTAAGAGTTAAGGCCGCCTCTTCAAGTCTCTGAAACACTTCCGTTAAGCTAGTAATGTGACTGGCCCAATCGGCTGAGTACACAACGACATCATCTAGGTAGACATTACAGTTCTTGACATTTCCTAGCACTTGACACATTAGACGCTGAAACGTGGCAGGCGCATTTCTCACTCCAAATGGCATAACGGTATACTGTAAGAAGTGGTCTGGGGTTACAAAGGCCGAAATCTCAGAGGCTCTGGGTGTTAATGGAACCTGCCAGTACCCTTTCAGCAGATCGAGCTTTGTAATAAACATGGCCGGCCCAATACTATCAATACAGTCCTCCATGCGAGGCAAGGGAAATGAGTCTGGCACTGTAACTGCGTTAACCTTCCGATAGTCGGTACAAAAGCGTGGGGTGCCATCAGATTTTGGAGCCAGCAAACAAGGGGAACTCCAAGGACTACAGCTAGGTACAGCTAAACCGTTTTCCAATAGGTAATTAGCTTCCTTTTTCATAAGCTCTCTTTTGGCTAAAGGACATCGGTACGCATGCTGTTTAATGGGAGACGCACTACCAACATCGATGTCATGTTTTAGTACGTTGGTACTAGATGGTACATCATTAAACAGGGACGGATGGGAGCGCATCAAAGAGACTATATCTCGTTGCTGATCTACAGGGAGATAGTTCAAATGGGTGTCTATTTTCGCCAAGAACTCTGTGTTAGACAGCCTACCACTCTGCTGATCACTTCCTAGTACAGTTAACCCATCGTCAGGCAGTGATTCCACACAAACCAAGGAGGTAGTTGTTTCACGAGAGGCAGCAGTCTCCGGAGTTTTTTCCTGCTCCCCCTGGTTGGCCTCTCTGGAATGATAGGATTTTAGCATGTTAATGTGGCACAACCGCACCTTACGTCTGCGCTCAGGTGTATGAATGACATAGTTTGTATCGGACACTTTGCTTTTTATGACATACGGGCCTGAAAAACGGGCAGTAAGGGCAGAGCCAGGTGTCGGTAACAGCACCAGAACTCTCTCACCAGGTTCAAACTCACGCTTAACTGCCTTCCGATCAAACCGTTCTTTCATACTCTCCTGCGAGGAGGAGAGTGCCACTTTAGCCAGCGCAGAAGCATTACGTAAACGCTCCTTACATTGGGATACAAAATCCTGAACTGTAGTCTGTGGAGAAATATTACACAAGAACTTTTCCTTTAACACTTTAAGTGGGCCACGCACATTGTGCCCGAACACAAGTTCAGCCGGGCTGAACCCCAGGGACTCCTGTTTGGCTTCGCGGATGGCGAACAGTGTAAAGGGGACACCTTCATCCCAGTCTCTCCCTGTATCATGACAGTATTTACGCAGCatggacttcagtgtttgatgccAACGCTCAAGCGCCCCCTGTGACTGTGGATGATAAGCACTAGAGACTGAATGAGTGATGCCTAGAGCATACAAGGTTTGTTTAAATGATCTCGACAGAAAGTTGGTTCCTTGATCAGTCTGCACAACTTTCGGTAAACCAAACATGGTAAAGAATTTAATTAATGCTCGTGTAATGGCAGGTGCAGTGATTCTTCGCAGAGGAATGGCCTCAGGAAAGCGGGTGGTAGCGCACATAACCGTTAACAAAAACTGGTTACCAGACTTTGTCCTCGGCAACGGACCAACACAATCGACCAGTACACGTTCAAAGGGTTCACCAACAGCAGGAATAGGATGTAACGGGGCTGGAGGAACAACCTGGTTTGGTTTCCCCACCACTTGGCAGGTACTACATGTTTTGCAGAAGCGTGTCACTTCCTTCTTCATTCCTGGCCAGAAGAAATGCTTCAGAATACGGTCATGGGTTTTAGTGACACCAAGGTGACCAGACCAGGGATGATCATGAGCTAACTCCAGCACATGCTGCCGATATGCAACTGGAACCACTATTTGACACACTGAACCACAGTCACTAACTGCATTGGTTTTACCTAATGGTGAAATCCATCTCCGCATCAACACCCCGTTATCTAGGAAAAATGACTGACCTTCAGTACATTTATCGTGGTCCTCAACTGctgcaaaacattttctcatagatGGGTCACCTGACTGGGAGCTGATGAGTGCCTCACGGGTCAGTGGCAGCGCATGAACAGCGACGGGCTCTGTCCCACCTTCACACTTTTCTAGGTCTCCAGCCCAGTTCCCCGTTTCTCTTGTAGGTGGCA
Encoded proteins:
- the LOC122763220 gene encoding uncharacterized protein LOC122763220 isoform X1 — encoded protein: MASGSAFSVEEFVAKPTLSQLDICRKADLFAIADRYDIKVTTSLLKKELKAAVIDGLVEGGVCGLPATVPESAGEVCSEARGAEATQRQRDILNITPGVKHGSMDEKQFTLPRFEPLSVETTPGSRIDARIKLRLARLQLENEEREREREREFHLKLKRMELDAETAVKMRELELQSSSVSSDARSSSSSTTFDVSKNVSLVPVFRESEVECYLGAFERIAAALHWPKDVWPILLQCKLTGKAQEACASLSVEDGLSYEKVKSAILQVYELVPEAYRQRFRGLRKTASQTYADFAREKGMLFDRWCSSCKADNFNSIRELMLLEEFKNQVPERTVVYLNEQKVTTLQQAAILADEFALTHRSPFIRRDSPTQPETAFRSSDTRVPRFSTSLSAPKADKQCFFCHKADHLIADCNAWKRKQQAAISKPKGVGLVKTVTGCSPSPSQTVPDECFKPFIFPAFVSLTGKVDDQRPVTVLRDTGGSQSFILSSVLPLSTESACDTSAIVRGIGMRLPPTRETGNWAGDLEKCEGGTEPVAVHALPLTREALISSQSGDPSMRKCFAAVEDHDKCTEGQSFFLDNGVLMRRWISPLGKTNAVSDCGSVCQIVVPVAYRQHVLELAHDHPWSGHLGVTKTHDRILKHFFWPGMKKEVTRFCKTCSTCQVVGKPNQVVPPAPLHPIPAVGEPFERVLVDCVGPLPRTKSGNQFLLTVMCATTRFPEAIPLRRITAPAITRALIKFFTMFGLPKVVQTDQGTNFLSRSFKQTLYALGITHSVSSAYHPQSQGALERWHQTLKSMLRKYCHDTGRDWDEGVPFTLFAIREAKQESLGFSPAELVFGHNVRGPLKVLKEKFLCNISPQTTVQDFVSQCKERLRNASALAKVALSSSQESMKERFDRKAVKREFEPGERVLVLLPTPGSALTARFSGPYVIKSKVSDTNYVIHTPERRRKVRLCHINMLKSYHSREANQGEQEKTPETAASRETTTSLVCVESLPDDGLTVLGSDQQSGRLSNTEFLAKIDTHLNYLPVDQQRDIVSLMRSHPSLFNDVPSSTNVLKHDIDVGSASPIKQHAYRCPLAKRELMKKEANYLLENGLAVPSCSPWSSPCLLAPKSDGTPRFCTDYRKVNAVTVPDSFPLPRMEDCIDSIGPAMFITKLDLLKGYWQVPLTPRASEISAFVTPDHFLQYTVMPFGVRNAPATFQRLMCQVLGNVKNCNVYLDDVVVYSADWASHITSLTEVFQRLEEAALTLNLAKCEFGKAMVTYLGKQVGHGQVRPVDAKVSAVLSYPVPMSRRELRRFLGMAGYYRCFCKNFSVVVNPLTSLCSPKVPFVWSTECQYAFEAAKSLLCSAPVLAAPNFSRPFKLEVDASASGAGAVLIQDGEGDVCHPVCYFSVKFKHHQLNYSTIEKETLAMLLALQHFEVYVGASSSPVVIYTDHNPLVFLAQMYNHNQRLMRWALLAQGYNLEIKHKKGTDNVVADALSRG
- the LOC122763220 gene encoding uncharacterized protein LOC122763220 isoform X4, with the protein product MRFVPAPLHRIHVQSNLKTGFFRVAVRSSFPIDGVGFIMGNDIAGGKVYPSPEVVDNPVAESRHDDLVQCHPDIFSVSVLTRGQARKQAQDIDLSDSVFASAVSEDRLPPTRETGNWAGDLEKCEGGTEPVAVHALPLTREALISSQSGDPSMRKCFAAVEDHDKCTEGQSFFLDNGVLMRRWISPLGKTNAVSDCGSVCQIVVPVAYRQHVLELAHDHPWSGHLGVTKTHDRILKHFFWPGMKKEVTRFCKTCSTCQVVGKPNQVVPPAPLHPIPAVGEPFERVLVDCVGPLPRTKSGNQFLLTVMCATTRFPEAIPLRRITAPAITRALIKFFTMFGLPKVVQTDQGTNFLSRSFKQTLYALGITHSVSSAYHPQSQGALERWHQTLKSMLRKYCHDTGRDWDEGVPFTLFAIREAKQESLGFSPAELVFGHNVRGPLKVLKEKFLCNISPQTTVQDFVSQCKERLRNASALAKVALSSSQESMKERFDRKAVKREFEPGERVLVLLPTPGSALTARFSGPYVIKSKVSDTNYVIHTPERRRKVRLCHINMLKSYHSREANQGEQEKTPETAASRETTTSLVCVESLPDDGLTVLGSDQQSGRLSNTEFLAKIDTHLNYLPVDQQRDIVSLMRSHPSLFNDVPSSTNVLKHDIDVGSASPIKQHAYRCPLAKRELMKKEANYLLENGLAVPSCSPWSSPCLLAPKSDGTPRFCTDYRKVNAVTVPDSFPLPRMEDCIDSIGPAMFITKLDLLKGYWQVPLTPRASEISAFVTPDHFLQYTVMPFGVRNAPATFQRLMCQVLGNVKNCNVYLDDVVVYSADWASHITSLTEVFQRLEEAALTLNLAKCEFGKAMVTYLGKQVGHGQVRPVDAKVSAVLSYPVPMSRRELRRFLGMAGYYRCFCKNFSVVVNPLTSLCSPKVPFVWSTECQYAFEAAKSLLCSAPVLAAPNFSRPFKLEVDASASGAGAVLIQDGEGDVCHPVCYFSVKFKHHQLNYSTIEKETLAMLLALQHFEVYVGASSSPVVIYTDHNPLVFLAQMYNHNQRLMRWALLAQGYNLEIKHKKGTDNVVADALSRG